CTGTAGCCGCGGCAGATCATCATTCTCAAGTAACAACTAAACAGAGTTTCTCGAGTTCAATGAGAGAGTCAGAAATGAAAGAGAAGCAACAGGTTGCACCAATTGTTGCCAGAATCATCATAAAAGCAGCAGAATTTGCTGTTAAGAAACTAGGAAAAAAGATAGCAGATGATGTATGGCCTGTTGTGAAGAAAAAGCTGGATGATCTTTTGGAATCAGCTAAAGATCTTTCTGTGAAAGGCCCTGGTGGCGGTGAAAGAGTCTTCGCTATATTTAGCGATAAAACGGAAATTTTCAGATTGGATGCTAAGTTATTAAAAAAATCGGATGGATACTATCTGTGGGTTCATTATCATATTCGTCCCAATATGGAAGATCATCATGATATTGCTAATATTTATATGGGAAAAGATAAGCCTGGTGGCTGGTAAGTGGACCTACGTGCAGAAACGCCACGCATTGGAAAAACAGTATGTAATCTAATGTGTGGCGTTTCTTTTCTGTTTGCCTTGGGATCGATACATCCCCCTTGTCTGTTTCGCAGGCAGGGGGTTTTTCCTTTCTACAAACGGGTATATTTGTCCATGTTTGTCCATATGATGGAACGAGAATGGGACAAAGGGGACGATACACTGTGACACGAAAAGGAGTAGGCTGGATATTGGCTTTCGCGGTACTTATGCTGTTGTTCACCTACGAAGCGCCTGATCGTTCTTCCTGGCAGGCATGGTCGCTGCCACTGACGGGAACGGTCATAGCCATTGACCCTGGGCATGGGGGAATCGATGGCGGTGCCGTTTCCAAAAAGGGGGATGTAGTTGAGAAAGAAGTGACTTTGGCCATTAGCATGTACTTGCGAGATTTCCTTCAGCAGTCAGGAGCGTTTGTGGTTATGACGAGGGAGGAAGACAAGGATTTGGCGAGTCCAGATGCGGCACAGGCACGCAAACGAAAATCTGAGGATATTCGAAACCGGGTAAGGCTGGTCAATGATAGTACACCGGATTTTTTGGTCAGCATACACGTTAATTCCATCCCTTCTCCGAAATGGTCGGGAGCACAGACTTTTTATTCCCCTAGCTTCAAAAAGAGTGCAGAAGTTTCTTATTTGATACAAGATGAGATCAAACGGGTGATCGGTCATACAGATCGGGTTCCGAGTAAGACGAACAATGTGTTCTTGATTCGGGAGGTTAACTGCCCTGCCGTTTTGGTAGAAGTAGGCTTTGTCAGCAATACAGAGGAGGCCAAGCGACTTCAGAGCGTTGAATACCAAAAAGCTATGGCGAATGCTATTTATCAGGGAATATTGCGTCAGTACTCGGGAGAAAAAGCGCCAATTACACCCTGAGATGGCGGTGATCGTGTTCCGACCGCCCGAATATGCTATAATGAACGCGCATACGCTGCCGTTATACCAGCATGAAAATGTTTGAAAAGATTATAGATGAGGTGAACCAGAATGTTGACCAGAGAACAGGTTCTCGAAGCACTACGCGATGTAAAAGACCCTGAAATTAATCGTAGCTTGGTCGAGCTCAACATGATTCGGGATATCCATATTGAAGGCAAGACAGTAAGCCTCACAGTCGTTCTGACGATTTCGGGCTGTCCGCTCAAAGCCAAGATTGAGGACGATGTCATCGCAGCTGTGAAAGCGCTAGGAGCAGAAGAAGTACGCCTGCAATTCGGTTCGATGACAGACGAGGAACGTGCGGCTCTGTCTGCTCAGCTTCGCAAGAACCAAGGTGGGCAAACACATAACATGACACCGGGACAAGCTCCTCTCTTGAATCCGATCTTGGCGAAGGATTCGAATACGACCTTTATCGCGGTCACTTCCGGAAAAGGTGGCGTCGGAAAGTCGACGGTGACAGTGAACCTGGCTGTTGCGCTGGCTCGTCTAGGAAAAAAAGTGGGTATTATCGACGCAGACATTTACGGCTTTAGTGTGCCCGATATGATGAATATTGAACAACGTCCAACCGTGATTGGGGAAACCATTCTGCCTGTTGAAAAGCAAAATGTAAAGGTTATGTCCATGGGCTTTTTTGTAGAGGACAACTCTCCGATCATTTGGCGTGGTCCTATGTTGGGGAAAATGCTGCGTAACTTTTTCACAGAAGTGCACTGGGGCGAAGAATTGGACTACCTCTTGTTGGATTTGCCTCCAGGAACGGGAGACATGGCCCTTGACGTGCATACCATGATTCCGCAGAGCATGGAGATTGTCGTAACTACTCCTCATGCTACTGCAGCGTTTGTAGCAGCTCGCGCAGGAGCTATGGCAAAGCG
This genomic stretch from Brevibacillus brevis harbors:
- a CDS encoding YpjP family protein; the encoded protein is MFKKIVSLVLAVSFVFTGVVGTSTVAAADHHSQVTTKQSFSSSMRESEMKEKQQVAPIVARIIIKAAEFAVKKLGKKIADDVWPVVKKKLDDLLESAKDLSVKGPGGGERVFAIFSDKTEIFRLDAKLLKKSDGYYLWVHYHIRPNMEDHHDIANIYMGKDKPGGW
- a CDS encoding P-loop NTPase encodes the protein MLTREQVLEALRDVKDPEINRSLVELNMIRDIHIEGKTVSLTVVLTISGCPLKAKIEDDVIAAVKALGAEEVRLQFGSMTDEERAALSAQLRKNQGGQTHNMTPGQAPLLNPILAKDSNTTFIAVTSGKGGVGKSTVTVNLAVALARLGKKVGIIDADIYGFSVPDMMNIEQRPTVIGETILPVEKQNVKVMSMGFFVEDNSPIIWRGPMLGKMLRNFFTEVHWGEELDYLLLDLPPGTGDMALDVHTMIPQSMEIVVTTPHATAAFVAARAGAMAKRTGHEILGIVENMAWYEAKDGSKEYVFGRGGGAKLAETLACELLAQIPLGQPDNHPSEPDYSPSIYGEKTEIGQLYIDMAKRVIEKCGEAVKQ
- the cwlD gene encoding N-acetylmuramoyl-L-alanine amidase CwlD, whose product is MTRKGVGWILAFAVLMLLFTYEAPDRSSWQAWSLPLTGTVIAIDPGHGGIDGGAVSKKGDVVEKEVTLAISMYLRDFLQQSGAFVVMTREEDKDLASPDAAQARKRKSEDIRNRVRLVNDSTPDFLVSIHVNSIPSPKWSGAQTFYSPSFKKSAEVSYLIQDEIKRVIGHTDRVPSKTNNVFLIREVNCPAVLVEVGFVSNTEEAKRLQSVEYQKAMANAIYQGILRQYSGEKAPITP